Proteins encoded in a region of the Eschrichtius robustus isolate mEscRob2 chromosome 14, mEscRob2.pri, whole genome shotgun sequence genome:
- the SALL3 gene encoding sal-like protein 3, with product MSRRKQAKPQHLKSDEELPPPDGAPEHAAPGEGAEDGDSGNESRSGSEETHVCDKCCAEFFKWTDLLEHKKACTKNPLVLIVSEDEPAPPSEEFPEPSPASSPSEHTESEAAEETAPAEGGEGGEVRAPEKEDEPMEVGPSVDKSFQSPGPTHAGKPPLPQVPEPAPPVATYSMPNTNVTLETLLSTKVAVAQFSQNTRAAGAVGSSGGVAAVAIPVILEQLMALQQQQIHQLQLIEQIRSQVAMMNHQPPRPPLNPGAAAGAQSAPVPTSGQLPGLAAHSALQLSAGATPVPAAPGPATQPAAYEGPQHLAQPASGASTPHVPGGGPSGPEPSTPASSGTAPASTAPGPAASASGGPSRPQNASTPPALGPGPLLSSAPSLPSPLLPQTSASGVIFPNPLVSIAATASALDPLSALMKHRKGKPPNVSVFEPKANAEDPFFKHKCRFCAKVFGSDSALQIHLRSHTGERPFKCNICGNRFSTKGNLKVHFQRHKEKYPHIQMNPYPVPEYLDSVPTCSGIPYGMSLPPEKPVTTWLDSKPVLPTVPTSVGLQLPPTLPGVSLGSYADSPSLTPASRSPQRPSPASSECPSLSPGLTSSEVVTAESPQPAPGGSSLPKTEPVSLPCTNARAGDVPATGQVSAASALADSSLSPGLCSPVLPAGAEQFKAKFPFGGLLDSMQTSETSKLQQLVENIDKKVTDPNQCAICHRVLSCQSALKMHYRTHTGERPFKCKICGRAFTTKGNLKTHFGVHRAKPPLRVQHSCPICQKKFTNAVVLQQHIRMHMGGQIPNTPLPEGFQDAMDAELPYDEKATDALSGYDDDMDENSLEDDAELKDTAGDPSQPLLAFPSSCPPSPPSVISSIAALENQMKMMDSVMSCPQVTALKSLENGSGESDRLSNDSSSAVGDLESRSAGSPALSESSSSLQALSPGNSNSESLPSKSPGLGAQEEPQETPLKTERLDSPPPGPENGGALDLTAPHPGRPAVKEEAPYGLLFLSRDRGKCASAVCRVCAKAFACRSALQVHLRSHTKERPFVCAACGRGCSTLGNLKQHLLTHRLREPPPHLLDPSFALGPGQGTPSLGPGCAPAAVKTEVNGHSKAGPPAEGPPLPAPIQVPAGPPTVMSPGLAPMLAPPPRRTPKQHNCQSCGKTFSSASALQIHERTHTGEKPFGCTICGRAFTTKGNLKVHMGTHMWNNAPARRGRRLSVENPMALLGGDALKFSEMFQKDLAARAMNVDPSFWNQYAAAITNGLAMKNNEISVIQNGGLPQLPVSLGGSALPSLGSLAAGLEKARPGSSPPIAGLDKAKSDAGAGRPFTRFIEDNKEIGIN from the exons CGGCCCCCGGGGAGGGCGCCGAGGACGGGGACAGCGGGAACGAGAGCCGGAGCGGAAGCGAGGAGACGCACGTCTGTGACAAGTGCTGCGCCGAGTTCTTCAAGTGGACGGACCTCCTGGAGCACAAGAAGGCCTGCACCAAGAACCCCCTGGTGCTGATTGTCAGTGAAGATGAGCCGGCCCCGCCCTCCGAGGAGTTTCCAGAACCTTCTCCGGCCAGCTCTCCCAGCGAGCACACAGAGAGCGAGGCCGCAGAGGAGACAGCCCCCgcagagggtggggagggcggggaggtGAGGGCCCCCGAGAAGGAGGACGAGCCCATGGAAGTGGGCCCCTCCGTGGACAAGAGCTTCCAGAGCCCGGGCCCCACGCACGCAGGGAAGCCGCCTCTACCTCAGGTCCCCGAACCGGCCCCCCCCGTGGCCACCTACAGCATGCCAAACACCAACGTGACGCTGGAGACCCTCCTGAGCACCAAGGTGGCCGTGGCACAGTTCTCCCAGAACACGAGGGCTGCAGGAGCGGTGGGATCCAGCGGCGGGGTGGCGGCCGTGGCCATCCCCGTGATCCTGGAGCAGCTCATGGCACTGCAGCAACAGCAGATCCACCAGCTGCAGCTCATCGAGCAGATCCGCAGCCAGGTGGCCATGATGAACCACCAGCCCCCGAGGCCGCCGCTGAACCCCGGGGCGGCCGCGGGGGCCCAGAGCGCCCCGGTGCCCACCTCCGGCCAGCTCCCGGGGCTGGCCGCGCACTCGGCCCTGCAGCTCTCAGCCGGGGCCACCCCCGTCCCCGCGGCACCCGGCCCTGCCACCCAGCCGGCCGCCTACGAGGGCCCGCAACACCTGGCCCAGCCGGCGTCCGGAGCCAGCACTCCGCACGTCCCGGGCGGGGGCCCCTCCGGCCCCGAGCCCAGCACCCCGGCGTCCTCTGGCACGGCCCCGGCCTCCACTGCCCCGGGCCCGGCGGCCAGCGCCTCCGGCGGCCCCTCCCGGCCGCAGAACGCTTCCACGCCCCCCGCCCTGGGGCCCGGGCCCCTCCTCAGCTCGGCGCCCAGCCTGCCAAGCCCACTTCTACCTCAGACCTCGGCCAGCGGCGTCATCTTCCCCAACCCGCTGGTCAGCATCGCAGCCACGGCCAGCGCGCTGGACCCCCTGTCGGCCCTCATGAAGCACCGCAAGGGCAAGCCCCCCAACGTGTCGGTGTTCGAGCCCAAGGCCAACGCCGAGGACCCCTTCTTCAAGCACAAGTGCAGGTTCTGTGCCAAGGTGTTTGGGAGCGACAGTGCCCTGCAGATCCACCTGCGCTCCCACACGGGCGAGCGGCCCTTCAAGTGCAACATCTGCGGCAACCGCTTCTCCACCAAGGGCAACCTGAAGGTCCACTTCCAGAGGCACAAGGAGAAGTACCCCCACATCCAGATGAACCCCTACCCCGTCCCCGAGTACCTGGACAGCGTGCCCACCTGCTCCGGGATCCCCTACGGGATGTCACTGCCCCCGGAGAAGCCCGTCACCACCTGGCTGGACAGCAAGCCCGTGCTGCCCACGGTGCCCACGTCGGTCGGGCTGCAgctcccgcccaccctccccgGCGTCAGCCTCGGCAGCTATGCCGACTCCCCCAGCCTCACCCCTGCCAGCCGCTCCCCGCAGCGGCCCTCGCCGGCGTCCAGCGAGTgcccctctctgtccccaggCCTGACCAGCTCCGAGGTGGTGACCGCCGAGTCCCCGCAGCCGGCACCCGGCGGGTCTTCCCTGCCCAAGACCGAGCCCGTGAGCCTGCCTTGCACAAACGCCAGGGCGGGGGACGTCCCCGCCACCGGGCAGGTGTCTGCCGCGTCTGCCCTCGCGGACAGCAGCCTATCCCCCGGCCTCTGCAGCCCGGTCCTCCCGGCTGGCGCCGAGCAGTTCAAGGCCAAGTTTCCCTTTGGAGGGCTGCTTGACTCTATGCAAACGTCCGAAACCTCCAAGCTGCAGCAGCTGGTGGAGAACATCGACAAGAAGGTGACGGACCCCAACCAGTGCGCCATCTGCCACCGCGTGCTGAGCTGCCAGAGCGCCCTGAAGATGCACTACAGGACGCACACGGGCGAGCGGCCCTTCAAGTGCAAGATCTGCGGGCGTGCCTTCACCACCAAGGGCAACCTGAAGACGCACTTCGGGGTCCACCGCGCCAAGCCGCCCCTGCGCGTGCAGCACTCCTGCCCCATCTGCCAGAAGAAGTTCACCAACGCCGTGGTCCTGCAGCAGCACATTCGCATGCACATGGGGGGGCAGATCCCCAACACGCCGCTGCCCGAGGGCTTCCAGGACGCCATGGACGCCGAGCTGCCCTACGACGAGAAGGCCACGGACGCCCTGAGCGGCTACGACGACGACATGGACGAGAACTCCCTGGAGGACGACGCAGAGCTGAAGGACACGGCCGGCGACCCGTCCCAGCCGCTGCTGGCCTTCCCAAGCTCCTGCCCGCCCTCCCCGCCGTCCGTCATCTCCAGCATCGCCGCGCTGGAGAACCAGATGAAGATGATGGACTCGGTCATGAGCTGCCCCCAGGTGACGGCCCTCAAGTCCCTGGAGAACGGGTCCGGGGAGAGCGACCGTCTGAGCAACGACTCCTCGTCAGCCGTGGGCGACCTGGAGAGCCGGAGTGCGGGCAGCCCGGCCCTGTCCGAGTCGTCGTCCTCCTTGCAGGCCCTGTCGCCCGGGAACAGTAACAGCGAGAGCCTGCCTTCGAAGTCCCCGGGCCTCGGCGCCCAGGAGGAGCCGCAGGAGACGCCACTGAAGACGGAGAGGCTGGACAGCCCGCCCCCCGGGCCCGAGAACGGGGGGGCGCTGGACCTGACGGCCCCCCACCCCGGCCGGCCGGCCGTCAAGGAGGAGGCCCCCTATGGCCTGCTGTTCCTGAGCCGAGACCGGGGTAAGTGTGCGAGCGCTGTGTGTCGTGTCTGTGCGAAGGCTTTTGCTTGCAGGAGCGCGCTGCAGGTCCACCTCCGCAGCCACACCAAGGAGCGGCCGTTCGTCTGCGCGGCCTGCGGGCGCGGCTGCTCCACCCTGGGTAACTTAAAGCAGCACTTGCTGACCCACAGGTTGCGCGAGCCGCCTCCCCACTTGCTTGACCCCAGCTTTGCTCTAGGTCCCGGCCAGGGCACCCCGAGCCTGGGTCCCGGCTGCGCGCCCGCCGCGGTCAAAACGGAAGTGAACGGGCACAGCAAGGCCGGCCCGCCGGCCGAGGGCCCGCCGCTGCCGGCTCCCATCCAGGTGCCCGCCGGGCCCCCGACGGTGATGAGCCCCGGCCTCGCACCCATGCTGGCCCCCCCGCCGCGCCGGACACCCAAGCAGCACAACTGCCAGTCGTGCGGGAAGACCTTCTCCTCGGCCAGCGCCCTGCAGATCCACGAGCGCACCCACACCGGGGAGAAGCCCTTCGGCTGCACCATCTGCGGGCGAGCCTTCACCACCAAGGGCAACCTCAAG GTGCACATGGGCACCCACATGTGGAACAACGCCCCTGCCAGGCGCGGCCGCCGCCTGTCGGTGGAGAACCCCATGGCCCTGCTGGGCGGTGACGCCCTGAAGTTCTCCGAGATGTTCCAGAAGGATCTGGCCGCACGGGCCATGAACGTGGACCCCAGCTTTTGGAACCAGTACGCCGCAGCCATCACCAACGGGCTGGCCATGAAGAACAACGAGATCTCTGTCATCCAGAACGGAGGCCTCCCCCAGCTCCCAGTAAGTCTCGGGGGAAGCGCActcccctccctgggctcccTGGCTGCCGGGCTGGAAAAAGCGCGGCCTGGCAGCAGCCCGCCCATCGCGGGGCTGGACAAAGCCAAGTCGGACGCGGGAGCCGGCCGGCCGTTCACGCGGTTCATCGAGGATAACAAGGAGATCGGGATTAACTAG